A window of Dorea formicigenerans contains these coding sequences:
- a CDS encoding spore germination protein, translating to MADKTKVFSKRDKNVDYMNQMLPVEDSFDIVQRDIQIGGKDATFYFIDGFTKDESMLKIMDSFFNIKEGDMPKDAAAFATTCIPYVEVDVIGDFDQIFRNLLSGVTCLFIDGYQACLAIDCRTYPARSVDEPDKDKSLRGSRDGFVETIVFNTALMRRRIRDRHLVMKMLEVGESSRTDVALCYMDDRVDQELLKNLNYRIRDIKVDDLRMNQQSLAECLFKRKWYNPFPKFKFTERPDTAAACLLEGKVVILVDNSPSAMILPTSILDIIEEANDYYFPTLTGMYLKISRALITFLTIFLTPVFLLFMQNLSWLPKIFAFVAVKDTVNIPLIFQLLMLEVAIDGLRLAALNTPSMLSTPLSVIAGLVMGEFSVKSGWFNAEVMLYMAFVAVANYTQPNFELGYALKFMRLELLVLTAVFNWIGFLAGTVIVICSICFNKTLSGRSYLNIRLN from the coding sequence ATGGCTGACAAGACAAAAGTTTTTTCAAAAAGAGATAAAAATGTAGACTATATGAATCAGATGCTGCCGGTAGAAGACAGTTTTGATATCGTTCAAAGGGATATACAGATTGGAGGAAAAGACGCTACATTTTACTTTATAGATGGTTTTACGAAAGATGAGTCTATGTTAAAAATCATGGACTCTTTTTTTAATATCAAAGAGGGAGATATGCCAAAGGACGCAGCGGCGTTCGCAACGACCTGCATTCCCTATGTGGAAGTGGACGTGATCGGGGATTTTGATCAGATTTTCCGGAATCTTTTGTCAGGAGTCACGTGTTTGTTCATTGACGGATATCAGGCTTGCCTTGCCATCGACTGCAGAACATATCCGGCGAGAAGTGTGGATGAACCGGACAAGGATAAATCTCTTCGTGGTTCCAGGGACGGGTTTGTGGAGACAATTGTATTTAATACCGCTCTCATGCGGCGGCGTATCCGTGACCGGCATCTTGTTATGAAAATGCTGGAGGTTGGAGAAAGTTCCAGAACGGATGTGGCACTTTGTTATATGGATGACCGGGTAGATCAGGAACTTTTAAAGAATTTAAATTACCGGATCCGGGATATCAAAGTGGATGATCTTCGCATGAATCAGCAAAGTCTGGCAGAGTGCCTGTTTAAACGGAAATGGTACAATCCATTCCCGAAATTTAAATTTACAGAGCGGCCGGATACCGCGGCTGCCTGTCTGCTGGAAGGGAAAGTCGTAATCCTGGTGGACAATTCACCGTCTGCAATGATTCTGCCAACGTCAATTCTGGATATTATTGAAGAAGCAAATGATTATTATTTTCCGACGTTGACGGGCATGTATTTGAAAATATCCCGGGCGCTTATTACATTTCTGACCATCTTTCTGACACCAGTGTTTTTGTTATTTATGCAGAATTTGAGCTGGCTGCCGAAAATTTTTGCATTTGTGGCGGTAAAAGATACCGTTAACATTCCGCTTATTTTTCAGCTTTTGATGCTGGAAGTAGCTATTGATGGTCTGAGGCTTGCAGCGCTGAACACCCCGAGCATGCTTAGTACGCCTTTGAGTGTGATTGCCGGTCTTGTTATGGGAGAGTTCTCCGTGAAGTCCGGATGGTTTAACGCAGAAGTTATGCTGTACATGGCATTTGTGGCAGTTGCGAACTATACGCAGCCTAATTTTGAGCTTGGATATGCGTTAAAATTTATGAGACTGGAATTACTGGTACTGACTGCGGTATTTAACTGGATTGGATTTCTGGCAGGAACGGTGATTGTGATCTGCAGCATCTGCTTTAACAAAACGCTGTCCGGACGGAGTTATTTGAATATCAGATTGAATTAA
- a CDS encoding DegV family protein, with protein MSDYIITVNSTVDTTREWLAERGVPYIPLKYTIDGQTYSDMEGLSSKEFFDKLREGKMSTTSQINPDEAREALEPYLKEGKDILHLSFSSGLSGTCNSMKIAAEELQEEYPERKIIVIDTLCACLGEALLLYYVLKQKENGATIEEAAKWAEENKLHICHDVTVDDLNHLHRGGRVSKTSAVLGTMVQIKPIIIMDDNGCLKVVGKERGRKKSLNKIVDMAAKQAEGYENEIIMITHGDCPEDAEYVAKRVQEKMGIQNIYINNIGTVIGGHTGPGVVAVFCMGDKREVKL; from the coding sequence ATGAGCGACTATATCATTACTGTAAACAGTACCGTAGATACAACGAGAGAATGGCTGGCCGAGAGAGGCGTGCCGTATATTCCGTTGAAATATACAATTGATGGACAGACATATTCGGATATGGAAGGTCTGTCTTCAAAAGAATTCTTTGACAAATTAAGAGAAGGAAAAATGTCTACTACTTCCCAGATCAATCCGGACGAAGCACGTGAGGCGTTGGAGCCATATCTGAAAGAAGGAAAGGATATTTTGCATCTTTCATTTTCATCTGGATTAAGTGGAACATGCAACAGTATGAAAATTGCGGCAGAGGAACTTCAAGAGGAGTATCCAGAACGTAAGATTATTGTAATTGATACACTGTGTGCATGTCTGGGAGAGGCGTTACTTCTATATTATGTATTAAAACAAAAGGAAAACGGGGCAACGATTGAGGAGGCTGCAAAGTGGGCAGAAGAGAATAAGCTTCATATTTGCCATGATGTAACAGTGGATGATCTGAATCATCTGCATAGAGGCGGACGTGTGTCCAAGACAAGTGCTGTGCTTGGAACAATGGTACAGATTAAACCAATCATTATTATGGATGATAATGGATGTCTGAAAGTAGTTGGCAAAGAGCGTGGCAGAAAGAAGTCTCTGAACAAGATCGTAGACATGGCCGCAAAGCAGGCAGAGGGATATGAAAATGAGATCATAATGATCACACATGGTGATTGCCCGGAAGATGCAGAGTATGTTGCAAAAAGAGTTCAGGAAAAAATGGGAATCCAGAACATTTATATTAACAATATCGGAACTGTTATCGGAGGACATACCGGTCCGGGTGTTGTAGCAGTATTCTGTATGGGAGATAAAAGAGAAGTAAAGCTGTAA
- the infC gene encoding translation initiation factor IF-3 encodes MINGQIRDKEVRVIAENGDQLGVMPVKEAMKLAQEAELDLVKIAPKAQPPVCKIIDYGKYRYELARKEKEAKKKQKTVEVKEVRISPNIDTNDLNTKVNNAKKFIAKGNKVKVTLRFRGREMAHMQQSKHILDDFAEMLAEVAVVEKPAKLEGRSMSMVLTEKR; translated from the coding sequence ATGATTAACGGACAGATCAGAGACAAAGAGGTAAGAGTAATTGCAGAGAACGGAGATCAGTTAGGTGTAATGCCGGTTAAGGAAGCCATGAAACTGGCTCAGGAAGCTGAATTAGATCTGGTCAAGATTGCTCCAAAGGCTCAGCCACCTGTATGCAAGATTATCGACTATGGTAAATACAGATATGAGCTTGCAAGAAAAGAAAAAGAGGCTAAGAAGAAGCAGAAAACCGTTGAGGTGAAAGAAGTAAGAATTTCACCTAACATTGATACCAACGACCTGAACACGAAGGTAAACAATGCAAAGAAATTTATCGCAAAAGGAAACAAAGTAAAAGTTACATTACGTTTCCGTGGTCGTGAGATGGCACATATGCAGCAGAGCAAGCATATTCTTGACGATTTTGCCGAGATGCTGGCAGAGGTTGCAGTAGTAGAGAAGCCGGCCAAACTGGAAGGTAGAAGTATGAGCATGGTTTTAACTGAAAAACGTTAA
- the rpmI gene encoding 50S ribosomal protein L35 yields the protein MPKIKTSRAAAKRFKKTGTGKLKRNKAYKSHILTKKSTKRKRNLRHATIADETNVKNMKKILPYL from the coding sequence ATGCCAAAAATTAAAACAAGCAGAGCAGCAGCAAAGCGCTTCAAAAAGACAGGTACAGGAAAATTAAAAAGAAATAAAGCTTACAAGAGCCATATCTTAACAAAGAAGTCTACTAAGAGAAAGAGAAACTTAAGACACGCTACAATCGCAGACGAGACAAACGTAAAGAACATGAAGAAAATCTTACCATATTTATAA
- the rplT gene encoding 50S ribosomal protein L20 — MARIKGGLNAKKKHNRTLKLAKGYRGARSKQYRVAKQSVMRALTSSYAGRKQRKRQMRQLWIARINAAARLNGLSYSKMMHGLKVAGVDINRKMLAEMAVNDAEGFATLAELAKSKIA; from the coding sequence ATGGCAAGAATTAAAGGCGGACTTAACGCTAAAAAGAAACACAATAGAACTTTAAAATTAGCAAAAGGATACAGAGGAGCACGTTCTAAACAGTACAGAGTTGCAAAACAGTCTGTAATGAGAGCTCTTACATCCTCATATGCAGGAAGAAAACAGCGCAAACGTCAGATGCGTCAGCTCTGGATCGCTCGTATCAACGCAGCAGCCAGATTAAATGGACTTTCCTACAGCAAGATGATGCACGGACTTAAAGTTGCTGGTGTAGATATCAACAGAAAGATGCTTGCAGAGATGGCTGTTAATGATGCAGAAGGATTTGCAACACTTGCAGAGCTTGCTAAAAGCAAAATCGCTTAA
- a CDS encoding cysteine hydrolase family protein — MKILVVIDMQNDFIDGALGTKEAQAIVPKVAEKIKNFDGKVFYTRDTHDEKYLETQEGKNLLVKHCIRGTDGWKLTPEIDVLCEGDILNKSSFGSIELGFKLNDYRSNLRVIKNERVESITLIGVCTDICVISNAMILKAFFPDKPIIVDAACCAGSTPEGHKNALAVMKTCQIQIENEE; from the coding sequence ATGAAGATATTAGTCGTAATTGACATGCAGAATGATTTTATTGACGGTGCGCTTGGAACAAAAGAAGCTCAGGCGATTGTGCCAAAAGTGGCAGAGAAGATCAAGAACTTTGACGGAAAGGTGTTCTATACCCGTGATACACACGATGAAAAATATCTGGAGACACAGGAAGGAAAGAATCTTCTGGTTAAACATTGTATCCGAGGTACAGATGGATGGAAACTGACTCCGGAAATTGATGTACTCTGTGAAGGAGATATTTTAAATAAATCATCATTTGGAAGTATTGAACTTGGATTTAAGCTGAATGATTACAGAAGTAATCTTCGTGTCATTAAGAATGAAAGAGTGGAGAGTATTACACTGATTGGTGTCTGTACAGATATTTGTGTGATCTCTAATGCAATGATTCTTAAAGCCTTCTTCCCGGATAAACCGATTATCGTTGATGCAGCATGCTGTGCCGGATCAACACCAGAAGGCCATAAGAATGCACTGGCAGTCATGAAGACATGTCAGATTCAGATTGAAAATGAGGAATAA
- a CDS encoding S-ribosylhomocysteine lyase produces MKKITSFTINHLKLLPGVYVSRVDYVAGNPVTTFDLRMTAPNREPVMNTAEMHTIEHLGATFLRNDPEFGEKDIYFGPMGCRTGFYLVLAGEYKSRDIVPLMQRMFTFIAEFEGDIPGAAARDCGNYLDQNLGMAKYLAKKYLAEVLNDITDERLIYPE; encoded by the coding sequence ATGAAAAAAATCACAAGTTTCACCATAAATCATCTGAAACTGTTACCTGGCGTCTACGTATCTCGCGTAGATTATGTTGCAGGCAATCCGGTTACAACTTTTGACCTTCGTATGACTGCCCCGAACCGCGAACCTGTTATGAACACTGCAGAGATGCACACCATTGAACACCTTGGCGCAACATTCCTCAGAAACGATCCGGAATTCGGTGAAAAAGACATCTACTTCGGACCTATGGGCTGTCGTACTGGTTTCTACCTTGTACTTGCAGGCGAATATAAGTCTCGCGACATCGTTCCACTGATGCAGCGCATGTTTACATTTATCGCTGAATTCGAAGGCGATATTCCTGGTGCTGCTGCCCGTGACTGTGGCAACTATCTGGATCAGAATTTAGGAATGGCCAAATACCTTGCGAAAAAGTATCTGGCCGAAGTCCTGAACGATATTACTGATGAAAGATTGATCTATCCTGAATAA
- a CDS encoding histidine phosphatase family protein, which yields MKLYLVRHGQTDWNKEKRLQGQEDIPLNDFGRHLAKETGIGLRNVRFDLCFSSDLKRALETANLILDEGSNKVPIIMDKRLKEIAFGEWEGKSVARNQMEVPDEFLKFYDDPEHFAGAPGGESFAEVKERTDDFLKWLVGQEEYEDKNILLVTHGVALATLLNNIKKAPLSELWAGSIHKNCAVTEVEIKDGEMQIPSENQVYYEDEVPDWAR from the coding sequence ATGAAGTTATATTTAGTCAGGCATGGACAGACAGACTGGAACAAAGAAAAAAGACTACAGGGACAGGAAGACATTCCGTTAAATGATTTTGGAAGACATCTCGCAAAAGAGACAGGGATCGGTCTTCGCAATGTCAGATTCGATCTTTGTTTTTCAAGTGACTTAAAAAGAGCACTGGAGACGGCTAATCTGATTTTAGATGAAGGAAGCAATAAAGTTCCAATTATTATGGATAAAAGACTGAAAGAAATTGCCTTTGGTGAATGGGAAGGAAAAAGTGTAGCAAGAAACCAGATGGAAGTTCCGGACGAATTCCTGAAATTCTACGATGATCCGGAACATTTTGCAGGAGCACCGGGTGGAGAATCCTTTGCAGAAGTAAAAGAACGTACAGATGATTTCCTTAAATGGCTTGTAGGACAGGAAGAATACGAAGATAAAAATATTCTTTTGGTCACACACGGAGTTGCGCTGGCAACATTACTCAATAATATAAAAAAAGCACCATTATCCGAACTTTGGGCTGGCAGCATTCATAAAAACTGCGCAGTCACAGAAGTAGAGATCAAAGACGGAGAAATGCAGATACCGTCCGAAAATCAGGTATATTACGAAGATGAGGTGCCGGATTGGGCGCGGTAG
- a CDS encoding patatin-like phospholipase family protein — protein MINATIVLEGGATRGVFTSGVLDYLMEQDTYLSHVIGVSAGACNAVDYVSKQIGRTRNCMIVEDKEYNYHNNLRDFMREKSLLDMDMVFDKYPREIFPFDFETFQKSCEQGVVCEQVTTNCITGKAEYMIETQDFDRLLRICRASSSMPLLCPMVNIDDVPYLDGGLADSIPIRHALHQNNEKIVVILTRNPGYRKKSMTKGMAKLYRRAYGKYPEAVKTMIRRNYIYNKELELIEKLEHEGRIFVLRPLVPTVSRLEQDCDVLREFYEHGYHLMKRNYENLMRYLEI, from the coding sequence ATGATAAATGCAACAATCGTACTGGAAGGCGGTGCTACCAGAGGTGTATTCACTTCGGGAGTTTTAGATTATCTTATGGAACAGGATACTTATCTCTCCCACGTTATTGGTGTTTCTGCAGGAGCATGTAATGCCGTGGATTACGTGTCAAAACAGATTGGGCGTACACGAAACTGTATGATCGTGGAAGATAAAGAATACAACTATCACAATAATCTTCGTGATTTCATGCGTGAAAAGAGTCTTCTGGATATGGACATGGTTTTTGACAAGTACCCACGCGAAATCTTTCCATTTGATTTCGAAACATTTCAGAAATCCTGTGAACAAGGCGTGGTCTGCGAGCAGGTCACAACGAACTGCATTACCGGAAAAGCAGAATATATGATTGAAACACAAGATTTTGACAGACTGTTGCGCATCTGCCGGGCATCAAGCAGCATGCCTCTTCTGTGTCCTATGGTTAATATTGACGATGTACCTTATCTGGACGGCGGACTTGCAGATTCCATTCCAATCCGACATGCATTGCATCAGAACAATGAAAAGATTGTTGTGATTCTGACTCGCAATCCGGGATATCGCAAAAAGTCAATGACAAAAGGCATGGCAAAGTTATATCGCCGCGCTTATGGCAAATATCCGGAGGCTGTCAAGACTATGATCCGCCGGAATTATATATATAACAAAGAACTGGAGCTCATCGAAAAATTAGAACATGAAGGACGGATTTTCGTACTGCGTCCACTCGTTCCAACCGTATCAAGACTGGAGCAGGACTGTGACGTTCTAAGAGAATTTTACGAACATGGATATCACCTCATGAAGCGGAACTATGAGAATCTGATGAGGTATTTAGAAATATAG
- a CDS encoding ABC-F family ATP-binding cassette domain-containing protein, with protein sequence MISTSNITLRVGKKALFEDVNIKFTEGNCYGLIGANGAGKSTFLKILSGQLEPTNGEVIITPGQRLSFLQQDHFKYDEYPVLDTVMLGNARLYEIMKEKEAIYAKEDFTDEDGIKASELEAEFATMNGWEAESDAATLLNGLGIGTELHYEMMKNLNGPEKVKVLLAQALFGNPDILLLDEPTNHLDLDAIAWLEEFLINFENTVIVVSHDRYFLNKVCTQIADIDYGKIKLYAGNYDFWYESSQLLIRQMKEANKKKEEKIKELQEFISRFSANASKSKQATSRKRALEKIQLDDIQPSSRKYPYIDFRPNREIGNEVLTVEGLSKTIDGEKVLDNISFTLGHDDKVAFVGSNELAKTTLFQILMGEMEPDEGTYKWGITTSRAYFPLDSGSEFDNDYSIVDWLTQYSEEKDATYVRGFLGRMLFAGDDGVKKVKVLSGGEKVRCLLSKMMISGANVLIFDEPTNHLDMESITALNNGMTKFPGVILFSSRDHQIVQTTANRIMEIVPGGKMIDKITTYDEYLESDEMARKRQTYTVQNDDED encoded by the coding sequence ATGATCAGTACAAGTAATATTACATTACGAGTTGGGAAAAAAGCATTATTTGAAGACGTTAATATTAAATTTACAGAAGGGAACTGTTATGGTCTGATCGGTGCCAATGGTGCAGGTAAGTCTACATTTTTAAAGATTCTTTCCGGACAGCTTGAGCCGACCAACGGAGAAGTCATCATCACTCCGGGACAGAGACTTTCATTTTTACAGCAGGATCACTTCAAATATGACGAGTATCCGGTTCTTGATACAGTTATGCTTGGAAATGCGAGACTGTACGAGATTATGAAAGAAAAAGAAGCAATCTATGCAAAGGAAGATTTTACAGACGAGGACGGTATCAAGGCAAGTGAGCTGGAAGCAGAGTTCGCGACCATGAATGGCTGGGAAGCAGAGTCTGATGCAGCAACATTGTTAAATGGTCTTGGAATCGGAACAGAACTTCACTATGAGATGATGAAGAACTTAAATGGTCCTGAGAAAGTAAAGGTTCTGCTTGCACAGGCATTATTTGGTAATCCGGATATCCTGCTTCTCGACGAGCCTACGAACCACTTGGATCTGGATGCGATCGCATGGCTTGAGGAATTTTTGATCAACTTTGAAAACACAGTCATCGTTGTATCACATGACCGTTATTTCCTGAATAAAGTCTGTACACAGATTGCAGATATTGACTATGGTAAGATTAAGCTCTATGCCGGAAACTATGACTTCTGGTATGAGTCCAGCCAGCTTCTCATCCGCCAGATGAAAGAGGCGAACAAGAAGAAGGAAGAGAAGATCAAAGAGTTGCAGGAATTTATTTCAAGGTTTAGTGCAAATGCTTCAAAATCCAAGCAGGCTACTTCAAGAAAGCGTGCATTGGAGAAAATCCAGCTTGATGATATCCAGCCATCCAGCCGTAAATATCCATACATTGATTTCCGTCCGAACCGTGAAATCGGAAATGAAGTATTAACAGTAGAAGGACTGAGCAAGACCATTGACGGAGAAAAAGTATTAGACAACATTTCTTTTACATTGGGACATGATGATAAAGTCGCATTTGTCGGAAGTAACGAGCTTGCCAAGACAACACTGTTCCAGATTCTTATGGGAGAGATGGAGCCAGATGAGGGAACATACAAATGGGGCATCACAACTTCTCGGGCATATTTTCCATTAGACAGTGGAAGTGAGTTTGATAATGACTATTCAATTGTAGACTGGCTGACACAGTACTCTGAAGAGAAAGATGCGACTTATGTACGTGGATTTCTCGGACGTATGCTTTTTGCCGGAGATGACGGAGTAAAGAAAGTGAAAGTTCTGTCCGGAGGAGAGAAAGTGCGCTGCCTGTTATCCAAGATGATGATTTCCGGTGCAAATGTACTGATTTTTGATGAGCCTACGAACCACCTGGATATGGAAAGTATCACAGCACTGAACAATGGAATGACAAAATTCCCAGGTGTCATTCTCTTCTCATCAAGAGACCACCAGATTGTTCAGACAACTGCAAACCGTATCATGGAAATTGTTCCGGGCGGAAAGATGATTGACAAGATAACAACATATGACGAATATCTGGAAAGTGATGAGATGGCAAGAAAACGTCAGACATACACAGTCCAGAATGACGACGAAGACTAA
- the truA gene encoding tRNA pseudouridine(38-40) synthase TruA: MRNIKITIEYDGSRYQGWTRLGKDESNNTISAKIIDVLGKMTGEKNIELNCGCRTEVGVHAYAQVANFKTSSNLSTKDIQHYLNRYLPMDIAITEVEEVPDRFHAQLNAVSKTYVYRMTIMDVPSVFERKHTYHCFKTPDKKAMQQAALLFIGEHDFRNFSTAKKSKNTTREVYDIDIYGDNEEMQILIQADDFLHNMARLMIGTLLDIGFGLRKKEDIEAIFNGEKAVGNPCDPKGLYLQEVEY, encoded by the coding sequence ATGAGAAACATAAAAATTACAATTGAATATGATGGCAGCCGTTATCAAGGCTGGACAAGACTTGGAAAAGATGAATCTAACAACACAATATCTGCCAAGATTATTGATGTATTAGGGAAAATGACTGGTGAAAAGAATATTGAGCTGAATTGTGGCTGCCGTACAGAAGTCGGTGTACATGCTTACGCACAAGTGGCGAATTTTAAGACTTCTTCTAATCTGAGTACAAAAGATATTCAGCATTATCTGAATCGGTATCTGCCAATGGATATTGCAATCACGGAAGTTGAAGAAGTTCCGGATCGTTTCCATGCCCAGTTGAATGCAGTATCAAAAACTTATGTTTACCGTATGACGATTATGGATGTTCCAAGTGTTTTTGAGCGTAAGCATACTTACCATTGCTTTAAGACACCGGATAAAAAGGCAATGCAGCAGGCTGCTCTTTTATTTATCGGAGAACACGATTTCCGTAATTTCTCTACTGCAAAGAAGAGCAAGAACACGACACGTGAGGTCTATGACATTGACATTTACGGAGATAATGAGGAAATGCAGATCCTCATTCAGGCAGACGATTTTCTGCACAACATGGCAAGACTTATGATCGGAACACTTCTGGATATTGGATTCGGTCTTCGTAAGAAAGAAGATATTGAGGCAATTTTTAACGGTGAGAAGGCAGTTGGAAATCCTTGTGATCCGAAGGGACTGTATTTACAGGAAGTAGAATATTAA
- a CDS encoding acyl-CoA thioesterase, with translation MKVESRKVSDSRVETVHIVRPNHLNAAGRLFGGMLMQWIDEVAALVAKRHTHTNVTTASVDNLSFLKGAYPGDSVVIIGQLVYVGRTSMDIKVDSYVESMDGTRTLINHAYLTVVALNQNDHPIPVPRLEPTTEDEAAEWEEAKRRRELRKSL, from the coding sequence ATGAAAGTAGAAAGCAGAAAAGTATCGGATTCCAGAGTAGAGACTGTTCATATTGTAAGACCAAACCATCTGAATGCAGCAGGACGATTGTTCGGCGGCATGCTCATGCAGTGGATTGATGAGGTGGCTGCACTTGTAGCAAAACGCCATACCCACACAAATGTGACGACTGCAAGTGTGGATAATTTAAGTTTTTTAAAAGGAGCTTATCCAGGTGACAGTGTTGTGATCATTGGCCAGCTTGTCTATGTGGGACGGACTTCCATGGACATTAAGGTGGATAGCTATGTAGAATCCATGGATGGCACAAGAACATTGATTAATCATGCTTATCTGACAGTGGTAGCACTGAATCAAAACGACCATCCGATTCCAGTGCCAAGGCTTGAACCTACAACAGAAGATGAAGCCGCAGAATGGGAAGAGGCAAAACGACGCAGAGAACTTAGAAAATCACTGTAA
- a CDS encoding Uma2 family endonuclease gives MKKDVENMMQPDRVAEAVTYLAEKKKQGEYTISDYYAIPEDVRAELIDGVIYDMAPPLSVHQLLSAKIHGYLARYIEKKGGSCIPFFAPIGVQLDKDDKTIVEPDILIVCDRNQITRRGIYGAPDFVIEILSESTKKKDSYLKLMKYQNAGVREYWLVDPEKKKVIVYDFEQEEIPKIYGFDTQVPVGIFGGECKVDFAEFYEEIRFIYEKEEK, from the coding sequence ATGAAAAAAGACGTAGAAAACATGATGCAGCCGGACAGAGTGGCAGAGGCAGTGACTTATCTAGCAGAGAAAAAGAAGCAGGGAGAGTATACCATCTCGGATTACTATGCCATTCCTGAAGATGTGAGGGCTGAACTGATTGATGGTGTGATTTATGATATGGCACCGCCTCTAAGCGTACATCAGTTGCTGTCGGCTAAAATACATGGATATTTAGCAAGATACATAGAGAAAAAAGGCGGATCATGTATTCCGTTTTTTGCACCAATAGGTGTGCAATTGGATAAAGATGATAAGACAATAGTAGAGCCGGATATTTTAATTGTGTGTGACAGAAATCAGATTACGAGACGTGGGATTTACGGAGCGCCGGATTTTGTGATAGAGATTTTATCTGAAAGTACAAAGAAGAAAGACTCTTATCTGAAATTAATGAAGTATCAGAATGCAGGTGTACGGGAATACTGGCTTGTTGATCCGGAAAAGAAAAAAGTGATTGTCTACGATTTTGAACAGGAAGAAATTCCGAAAATCTATGGATTTGATACGCAGGTTCCAGTTGGAATATTTGGAGGAGAATGTAAGGTGGATTTTGCTGAATTTTATGAAGAAATCAGATTTATATATGAGAAAGAAGAAAAATAG
- a CDS encoding J domain-containing protein: MESKNYYDILEVSVKASAQEITLAKNKLAKRYHPDVNMRNGIDTTDKMQEILEAYLVLSDPVKRAEYDREIRGNRPSKMQTFNLYEESEEVEDPDHPTFVTYWKAAGALYDIIEQSNALFHQKNNSTVLGELAVKALHHIILLREAKIPERYWYPDIMNWLLFKWYQNRNYNLAYLLKLYDEHEKNDMNKIEKLKLQNRAYRYQHSVKKLLRY, encoded by the coding sequence ATGGAATCCAAAAACTATTATGATATACTTGAAGTTTCCGTAAAGGCGTCCGCACAGGAGATTACACTGGCTAAAAATAAACTGGCCAAGCGTTACCACCCGGACGTCAATATGAGGAACGGAATTGATACAACTGATAAGATGCAGGAAATTCTGGAGGCTTACCTTGTTCTTTCCGATCCGGTAAAGCGTGCCGAATATGACCGGGAAATCCGCGGAAACCGTCCTTCGAAAATGCAGACATTTAATCTCTATGAAGAATCTGAAGAAGTTGAAGACCCAGATCATCCTACATTTGTAACTTACTGGAAAGCAGCCGGTGCCTTATATGATATCATCGAGCAAAGCAATGCCCTGTTTCATCAGAAAAACAACTCGACCGTGCTTGGCGAACTGGCTGTCAAGGCACTGCATCATATCATTCTGCTGCGCGAAGCAAAAATTCCGGAGCGCTACTGGTATCCGGATATTATGAACTGGCTTCTGTTCAAATGGTATCAGAACCGGAATTATAATCTTGCATATCTTCTGAAGCTTTATGATGAGCATGAAAAGAATGATATGAACAAAATTGAAAAGTTAAAACTGCAGAACCGGGCTTACCGCTATCAGCATTCTGTGAAGAAGTTGCTGCGCTACTAA